The following are encoded together in the Actinoplanes sp. N902-109 genome:
- a CDS encoding helix-turn-helix domain-containing protein, protein MQVEADVYARSCPSRQVLDRIGDAWSVLIVSSLKDGSQRYTELAQRIPGVSPKMLTQTLRGLERDGLVTRTVHAVVPPRVDYALTTLGRSLLGLCEALTQWAETHIGDVLEARDTYDARS, encoded by the coding sequence GTGCAGGTGGAAGCGGACGTCTATGCCAGGAGTTGTCCCAGCCGCCAGGTGCTCGACCGCATCGGTGACGCCTGGAGCGTGCTCATTGTCAGCTCGCTCAAGGACGGCTCGCAGCGTTACACCGAGCTTGCCCAGCGGATCCCCGGGGTGAGTCCCAAGATGCTGACCCAGACGCTGCGCGGGCTGGAACGCGACGGGCTGGTCACGCGCACGGTGCACGCGGTGGTGCCGCCCCGGGTCGACTACGCGCTCACCACGCTCGGGCGCAGCTTGCTCGGGTTGTGCGAGGCGCTGACGCAGTGGGCCGAGACGCACATCGGTGACGTGCTCGAGGCCCGGGACACCTACGACGCGCGATCCTGA
- a CDS encoding SDR family oxidoreductase gives MTIVVTGATGHFGRVAIESLLSRGVPADQIVAVGRSVEKVKELADRGVIVKQASYDDPASLREAFAGADKLLFVSGSEVGQRVQQHQNVVDAAKAAGISKIVYTSAPHAATSDMILAGEHVATENALTASGIPSVFLRNGWYIENYNVKGALEHGFTGAAGDGKISIVPRAELAEAAAAAIVADDLDQQVYELGGEAVTLNELAAEVSRQSGRTVTYRNLSPEEYTEFLVSVGLPKEAAAVFADSDRAATGGALFTGTEDLEKLLGRPVTPFTEVVRGALA, from the coding sequence ATGACCATCGTCGTCACCGGCGCCACCGGACACTTCGGCCGCGTTGCCATCGAGTCGTTGCTGAGCCGCGGCGTGCCCGCCGACCAGATCGTCGCGGTGGGGCGCAGCGTGGAGAAGGTCAAGGAACTGGCGGACCGCGGCGTGATCGTCAAGCAGGCCTCGTACGACGACCCGGCCTCGCTGCGGGAAGCGTTCGCGGGGGCCGACAAGCTGCTGTTCGTCTCGGGCAGCGAGGTCGGTCAGCGGGTGCAGCAGCACCAGAACGTGGTCGACGCCGCAAAGGCGGCCGGGATCAGCAAGATCGTCTACACCAGTGCGCCGCATGCCGCCACCAGCGACATGATCCTGGCCGGCGAGCACGTCGCCACCGAGAATGCGCTGACCGCCTCGGGCATCCCGTCGGTCTTCCTGCGCAACGGTTGGTACATCGAGAACTACAACGTCAAGGGCGCCCTGGAGCACGGCTTCACCGGCGCCGCGGGCGACGGCAAGATCAGCATCGTGCCGCGGGCCGAGCTGGCCGAGGCGGCTGCGGCCGCGATCGTCGCCGACGACCTCGACCAGCAGGTGTACGAGCTGGGCGGCGAGGCGGTCACCCTCAACGAGCTCGCCGCCGAGGTGTCCCGGCAGTCCGGCCGTACGGTGACGTACCGCAACCTCAGCCCGGAGGAGTACACCGAGTTCCTCGTCAGCGTGGGTCTGCCCAAGGAGGCTGCCGCCGTGTTCGCCGACTCCGACCGGGCCGCGACCGGCGGTGCGCTGTTCACCGGCACCGAGGACCTGGAGAAGCTGCTCGGCCGTCCGGTGACGCCGTTCACCGAGGTGGTGCGGGGCGCACTCGCCTGA
- a CDS encoding NHL domain-containing thioredoxin family protein, producing the protein MNARVRAPEFRARGWLNTGGKDLKLADVRGKLVILDFWTFCCINCLHVLDELRPLEEKYGDVLVVIGVHSPKFEHERDPAALAAAVERYGVHHPVLDDADMVMWQQYAAKAWPTLSVIDPEGYVVASMAGEGHAEGLMRLLDELIATHEAKGTLRRGDGPYVPPAADQTLLRFPGKAIELPNGNLLVSDSARHSLAELTPDGESLVRRIGSGERGRADGPAAVASFSEPQGLCLLPDGRTVVVADTVNHLLRGFDLESGEVTTLAGTGRAWRSAEDDGVSLSSPWDLAWFEGRVVIAMAGIHQLWWFDPEQGTTGVYAGTTVESLRDGVLPDVWMAQPSGLSSYGTKLWIADSETSALRWVEDGELHTAVGQGLFDFGHVDGAAKEALLQHPLGVAALPDGSVLIADTYNGAVRRFDPESDEVSTVDSGLAEPSDVLVTRSGEVFVVESAAHRLVRLAPGAVTTVEGERQRTERPASPLAPGAVTLDVVFTPPPGQKLDTSFGPSTRLVVSASPPELLLEGEGTGTELSRQLVLNPAVSKGVLQVVAQAATCDADVEHAACHLTRQDWGVPVVLDPSAPDRLPLILRGLDA; encoded by the coding sequence ATGAACGCACGTGTACGGGCGCCCGAGTTCCGGGCCCGCGGCTGGCTGAACACCGGCGGCAAGGATCTGAAGCTGGCCGACGTCCGCGGCAAACTCGTGATCCTGGACTTCTGGACCTTCTGCTGCATCAACTGCCTGCACGTGCTGGATGAGTTGCGGCCGTTGGAGGAGAAGTACGGCGACGTGCTCGTCGTGATCGGGGTGCACTCGCCGAAGTTCGAGCACGAGCGGGATCCCGCGGCGCTCGCGGCCGCGGTGGAGCGGTACGGCGTGCACCATCCCGTGCTCGACGACGCCGACATGGTGATGTGGCAGCAGTACGCGGCCAAGGCGTGGCCGACGCTCAGTGTGATCGACCCCGAGGGCTACGTCGTCGCCTCGATGGCGGGGGAAGGCCACGCCGAGGGGCTGATGCGGCTGCTCGACGAGTTGATCGCGACGCACGAGGCCAAGGGCACGCTGCGGCGTGGCGACGGCCCCTACGTCCCGCCGGCTGCCGACCAGACGCTGCTGCGGTTCCCCGGCAAGGCGATCGAGCTGCCGAACGGCAATCTGCTCGTGTCCGACTCGGCGCGGCATTCGCTGGCCGAGCTGACGCCGGACGGCGAGTCGCTGGTGCGGCGGATCGGGTCGGGTGAGCGGGGGCGTGCCGACGGGCCCGCCGCGGTGGCGAGTTTCTCCGAGCCGCAGGGTCTGTGCCTGCTGCCCGACGGCAGGACCGTGGTGGTGGCCGACACCGTCAATCATCTGCTGCGCGGGTTCGACCTGGAGTCGGGCGAGGTCACCACGCTGGCCGGCACCGGGCGGGCGTGGCGGTCCGCCGAGGATGACGGTGTCTCGCTGTCGTCGCCGTGGGATCTGGCGTGGTTCGAGGGCCGGGTCGTCATCGCGATGGCGGGCATCCACCAGCTGTGGTGGTTCGATCCCGAGCAGGGCACGACGGGCGTCTACGCGGGCACGACCGTGGAGTCGCTGCGCGACGGTGTCCTGCCGGATGTGTGGATGGCTCAGCCTTCGGGCCTTTCCTCGTACGGGACCAAGCTGTGGATCGCCGACAGCGAGACGTCCGCGCTGCGCTGGGTCGAGGACGGCGAGCTGCACACGGCGGTCGGTCAGGGGTTGTTCGATTTCGGTCATGTCGACGGCGCCGCGAAGGAGGCGTTGCTGCAGCACCCGCTCGGGGTGGCCGCGCTGCCGGACGGGTCGGTGCTGATCGCGGACACCTACAACGGCGCCGTGCGGCGCTTCGATCCGGAGTCGGACGAGGTGTCGACGGTTGATTCCGGCCTGGCCGAGCCGAGCGATGTGCTGGTGACGCGGTCCGGTGAGGTGTTCGTGGTGGAGTCGGCGGCGCATCGGCTGGTGCGGCTGGCGCCGGGGGCGGTCACGACGGTCGAGGGCGAGCGGCAGCGCACCGAACGGCCGGCTTCGCCGCTCGCGCCCGGTGCGGTGACGCTGGATGTGGTGTTCACGCCGCCGCCGGGCCAGAAACTCGACACCTCGTTCGGGCCGTCGACCCGGCTGGTGGTGTCCGCCTCGCCGCCGGAGCTGCTGCTGGAGGGCGAGGGCACGGGCACCGAGCTGTCCCGGCAGCTGGTGCTCAACCCGGCGGTCTCCAAGGGCGTACTGCAGGTGGTGGCGCAGGCGGCGACGTGTGATGCTGATGTGGAGCACGCCGCCTGTCATCTGACCCGGCAGGACTGGGGGGTGCCGGTGGTGCTCGACCCTTCGGCGCCGGACAGGTTGCCGTTGATCCTGCGCGGCTTGGACGCCTGA
- a CDS encoding hemolysin III family protein, whose amino-acid sequence MTTSAPFRMKPADLGKPRLRGRLHQYAFFVALACGVVLCSIALSRPGMSPFLSVLVYSVTVCGLFGISALYHRRVWSERGYQLMRRADHSMIFIFIAGTYTPFCVLLLHPGKATLMLSLIWGGALGGVALKSIWPHLPRWAGAPLYLALGWGAVAILPDVLHTGGVTVLVLLAAGGVIYSVGAVFYALRRPNPWPTVFGHHEFFHACTLIAAVCHHIAIYFSLYA is encoded by the coding sequence GTGACCACCTCAGCCCCGTTCCGGATGAAGCCGGCCGATCTCGGCAAGCCGCGTCTGCGCGGCCGGCTGCATCAGTACGCCTTCTTCGTCGCGCTTGCCTGCGGTGTGGTGTTGTGCTCGATCGCGTTGTCACGGCCGGGCATGTCGCCGTTCCTCAGCGTCCTCGTCTACAGCGTCACGGTGTGCGGTTTGTTCGGCATCAGCGCGCTCTATCACCGGCGAGTCTGGAGCGAGCGCGGCTATCAGCTGATGCGGCGTGCCGACCACTCGATGATCTTCATCTTCATCGCGGGGACGTACACGCCGTTCTGCGTCCTGCTGCTGCACCCCGGCAAGGCGACGCTGATGCTGAGCCTGATCTGGGGTGGTGCGCTGGGCGGCGTGGCCCTCAAGAGCATCTGGCCGCACCTGCCCCGCTGGGCCGGGGCACCGCTCTATCTGGCGCTCGGCTGGGGTGCGGTGGCGATTCTGCCCGATGTGCTGCACACCGGTGGGGTCACCGTTCTCGTGCTGCTGGCCGCCGGCGGGGTCATCTACAGCGTCGGCGCCGTGTTCTACGCGCTGCGCCGGCCCAACCCGTGGCCCACCGTCTTCGGCCATCACGAGTTCTTCCACGCCTGCACGCTGATCGCTGCTGTCTGCCACCACATCGCGATCTACTTCTCGCTGTATGCGTGA